A genomic segment from uncultured Desulfuromonas sp. encodes:
- a CDS encoding ferritin, which translates to MISDAMTKALNEQMNYEFYSANIYLSMSAYCNYKGLDGFANWFYNQYQEEMIHAMKFYHYILDQSQPVEIDQCPKPQNDFGTPLEMFQTTIGHEQEVTRRIYSLVDLALDERDHGTNSFLQWFVTEQVEEEATVNSIIDKLKLVEGTGNGIFMLNNELGQRQAPTTTV; encoded by the coding sequence ATGATCAGTGATGCCATGACCAAAGCCCTTAATGAGCAGATGAATTATGAATTCTACTCGGCCAATATTTATCTGTCGATGAGTGCCTATTGTAACTACAAAGGTCTGGACGGTTTTGCCAACTGGTTCTACAACCAGTATCAGGAAGAGATGATCCATGCTATGAAGTTCTATCATTACATCCTTGACCAGAGCCAACCGGTAGAGATCGATCAGTGCCCGAAGCCGCAAAATGATTTTGGTACGCCACTGGAGATGTTCCAGACAACGATTGGCCACGAGCAGGAAGTGACCAGACGGATTTACTCTCTGGTTGATCTGGCGCTTGATGAGCGTGATCATGGTACCAACTCGTTTCTGCAGTGGTTCGTTACGGAACAGGTGGAAGAGGAAGCGACCGTCAATAGCATTATTGACAAATTGAAACTGGTTGAAGGGACGGGCAACGGCATTTTTATGCTCAATAATGAACTCGGCCAGCGCCAGGCACCGACGACAACCGTTTAG
- a CDS encoding rubredoxin, which produces MEKYVCTACGYVYDPAEGDPDSGIDPGTAFADIPDDWCCPVCGVSKDMFEPVSE; this is translated from the coding sequence ATGGAAAAGTATGTTTGCACGGCCTGTGGTTATGTGTACGATCCCGCTGAAGGTGATCCCGATTCCGGCATTGATCCGGGAACGGCTTTTGCTGATATTCCGGATGATTGGTGTTGCCCGGTCTGTGGCGTGTCAAAAGATATGTTTGAGCCGGTGAGCGAATAA
- a CDS encoding rubredoxin has protein sequence MEKYVCGPCGYIYDPAEGDPDSGIAAGTAFADLPDDWVCPVCGVGKDAFDPYDE, from the coding sequence ATGGAAAAGTATGTGTGTGGGCCGTGTGGTTACATCTATGACCCTGCCGAAGGTGATCCCGATTCCGGTATTGCTGCTGGTACAGCCTTTGCCGATCTTCCTGATGACTGGGTTTGTCCTGTCTGTGGTGTCGGCAAGGATGCGTTCGATCCCTACGATGAATAA
- a CDS encoding ChaN family lipoprotein, with protein MCRILLVTTLLSILICSGCAPASKPLGRSANPYPLHEKPVPDTLVHLKTGTVVTMTQMLADISGDRLIYAGETHDNPASHRFQLDILNHLAERYPGHVAVGMEMFHHEQQAVLDRWIAGELDEKSFLRQLHWYENWGIDYAYYRDLLNTMREQRIPVIALNVSPQQKIAVMQGQETTPEVDDPYYHATLMAYFAGHEQGHGEAEKFIRIQNLWDNTMAQTIVEYLNQPAHANDHVLVLAGGNHVRYGFGIPRRVYQQLPLSYSLVGNDEVEIDESKQDRFMEVTLPELPLLPYDYLLYNRYEAGPQHLKLGVMLEQKENTVVITKVIPDSLAASVGLQPEDQIVSLNQEQASAPFDVIYTLRRLQPGETVELVVTRNGEPLVFNVTFPLQTETTE; from the coding sequence ATGTGCCGAATTCTGTTGGTAACGACCTTATTGTCGATTCTGATCTGTAGCGGATGCGCCCCGGCCTCCAAACCTTTGGGGCGCTCCGCTAACCCTTACCCGTTGCACGAGAAGCCGGTTCCGGACACACTTGTTCATCTAAAAACCGGCACCGTCGTCACCATGACGCAGATGCTCGCCGACATCAGTGGCGACCGCCTTATCTATGCCGGGGAAACCCACGACAATCCAGCCTCACACCGCTTCCAACTCGACATTCTCAATCACCTGGCTGAACGCTATCCAGGTCATGTCGCGGTTGGCATGGAGATGTTCCATCACGAGCAGCAAGCGGTTCTCGACCGCTGGATTGCCGGAGAGCTGGACGAAAAAAGTTTTCTACGTCAACTGCACTGGTATGAAAACTGGGGCATCGATTACGCCTACTACCGTGATCTTCTCAACACCATGCGTGAGCAGCGCATCCCTGTCATTGCGCTCAATGTCAGTCCCCAACAAAAGATAGCAGTCATGCAGGGACAAGAAACCACACCGGAAGTGGATGATCCCTATTACCACGCGACACTGATGGCGTATTTCGCCGGACATGAACAGGGTCATGGTGAGGCGGAAAAATTCATCCGCATCCAAAACCTGTGGGACAACACTATGGCTCAGACGATCGTGGAGTATCTCAACCAGCCAGCACATGCCAACGACCATGTGCTGGTCCTCGCTGGAGGCAACCATGTTCGCTACGGCTTCGGCATTCCACGGCGTGTCTATCAGCAATTGCCTCTATCGTATAGCCTGGTTGGAAACGATGAAGTGGAAATCGATGAGAGTAAGCAGGATCGTTTCATGGAGGTAACATTACCGGAGCTACCACTGTTGCCTTATGATTACCTACTCTACAACCGCTATGAGGCGGGTCCGCAGCATCTAAAACTCGGGGTAATGCTGGAGCAAAAAGAGAACACCGTCGTCATTACTAAAGTCATACCGGACAGCCTGGCGGCATCAGTCGGACTTCAGCCCGAAGATCAGATTGTCTCACTTAACCAAGAACAGGCGTCCGCTCCCTTTGATGTCATCTACACTCTGCGTCGGCTACAGCCGGGTGAAACCGTAGAGCTTGTTGTGACGCGAAACGGTGAGCCACTGGTATTCAACGTGACGTTTCCGTTGCAAACGGAAACAACAGAGTAA
- the speD gene encoding adenosylmethionine decarboxylase, whose product MCAKKVSRTKRPKKIKLRGFNNLTKTLSFNIYDICYAKAPQSRKEYLEYIDEEYNAERLEKILCEVADIIGANVLNISSQDYDPMGASVTVLIAEEPVEPKPDQVLAHLDKSHLCIHTYPETDSKLGISTFRVDVDVSTCGKISPLKALNHLVESFESDIVLMDYKVRGFTRDVRGKKHYIDHNIHSIQQYIKKGTLELYDCVDINIYQENLFHTKMLLKDVELEKYLFGTAMQDFSDAEKKRVRELLRHEMTEIFYSKNIFK is encoded by the coding sequence ATGTGCGCAAAAAAAGTGTCCCGTACCAAACGCCCAAAGAAAATCAAACTGCGTGGGTTTAACAACCTGACCAAAACACTGTCGTTCAACATTTACGACATCTGTTATGCCAAGGCCCCTCAATCACGCAAAGAGTATCTCGAATATATCGACGAAGAATACAACGCCGAACGGCTGGAAAAAATTCTTTGCGAAGTCGCCGATATCATCGGTGCCAATGTCTTGAATATCTCCAGCCAGGACTATGACCCCATGGGGGCCAGTGTCACGGTGCTGATTGCCGAGGAGCCTGTCGAACCGAAACCCGATCAGGTTCTGGCACACCTCGACAAAAGCCATCTATGTATCCATACCTATCCGGAAACCGATAGCAAACTGGGCATCTCGACCTTCAGGGTCGATGTTGACGTTTCCACCTGTGGTAAAATCAGTCCACTCAAGGCCCTCAACCATCTGGTTGAGTCCTTTGAGTCGGATATTGTGCTGATGGATTACAAAGTTCGTGGTTTTACCCGCGACGTGCGCGGCAAGAAGCATTACATTGACCACAACATCCACTCAATTCAGCAATACATCAAAAAGGGCACGCTGGAGTTGTATGATTGCGTCGATATCAACATCTACCAGGAAAACCTGTTTCACACCAAGATGTTGCTTAAAGATGTTGAGCTGGAGAAGTATCTGTTTGGGACGGCCATGCAGGATTTTTCCGATGCGGAGAAAAAGCGGGTTCGTGAACTGCTGCGCCATGAGATGACGGAGATCTTCTATTCGAAGAATATCTTCAAATAA
- a CDS encoding TolC family protein: protein MRNKPFIVTFLILITALPSLAMAWTVSDLQKSAASQRYLVREYQAAMNEQQQVVRSRRGEFMPSLDLFYQAQNLRDETQWEPEKYHSRGIQLTWNLFNGFGDHYRLLSQKQQHQVAQWQLKEIQQTVQEQVAQTCLLIKQQLQNLEVARHAVQLYEQERHNAQAKFDVGLLTRNDVLKIEVELENARLDVNTAETTIRQQIAQLQRQTLASVDLDSLNLDELAELPQLGEQQALQEQLLTSNRELLALRHVIESANLSHKASRDRYLPRADLVSEFSRSEDDYFINEGDNRDEQVTTQLQLSLNLFDGFKDDASRKQAQLAADRASYNYHEREHELTTELDNLRRDFLLAHNNLKVAQTNSEQARENLRITRLSFDQGLTTSAELLDAIFYQTRADLNIIEARTAIFSAYFTIQHLIGAFQDITIQ from the coding sequence ATGCGGAATAAACCTTTTATCGTCACATTTCTCATTCTGATAACGGCCCTGCCAAGCCTGGCGATGGCTTGGACGGTCAGCGATTTGCAAAAAAGTGCTGCCTCACAACGCTATCTGGTGCGTGAATACCAGGCCGCTATGAACGAACAACAACAGGTCGTCCGCAGCCGCCGAGGCGAATTCATGCCTTCGCTGGATCTGTTTTATCAGGCCCAGAACCTGCGCGATGAAACCCAGTGGGAGCCTGAAAAATACCACAGCCGCGGCATTCAACTGACCTGGAATCTGTTTAACGGCTTCGGCGACCACTATCGCCTGCTCAGTCAAAAACAGCAACATCAGGTGGCCCAATGGCAGCTCAAGGAGATTCAGCAGACCGTTCAGGAACAGGTGGCCCAAACCTGTCTGCTGATCAAGCAACAGCTGCAAAATCTGGAAGTGGCTCGTCACGCGGTTCAACTTTACGAGCAGGAACGCCATAACGCTCAAGCCAAGTTTGATGTTGGCCTGCTGACGCGTAATGATGTGTTGAAAATTGAAGTCGAGCTGGAAAACGCCCGCCTTGATGTTAACACCGCCGAAACCACCATTCGGCAACAAATAGCCCAGCTACAACGGCAGACTCTGGCGTCAGTCGATCTTGACAGTCTTAATCTGGACGAGCTGGCTGAGTTGCCGCAACTTGGCGAACAACAGGCGCTACAGGAGCAACTGCTCACCAGTAACCGCGAGCTGTTGGCCCTGCGTCATGTGATTGAATCGGCAAACCTGTCGCATAAGGCCTCCCGAGACCGTTACCTGCCCCGCGCGGATCTGGTCAGTGAATTCTCCCGCAGTGAAGATGATTATTTCATCAACGAAGGGGACAATCGCGACGAACAGGTAACCACCCAGTTGCAACTGAGCTTGAATCTATTTGACGGATTCAAAGATGATGCGAGTCGCAAGCAAGCGCAACTGGCCGCAGATCGTGCCAGCTACAATTATCATGAACGTGAACACGAATTGACCACCGAACTGGATAATTTGCGCCGCGACTTTCTGTTGGCCCACAACAATCTCAAGGTCGCTCAGACCAACAGTGAACAGGCCCGGGAAAATCTGCGTATCACCCGGCTGTCTTTTGATCAGGGGTTGACGACCTCGGCAGAACTGCTCGATGCCATCTTCTACCAGACCCGTGCTGACTTGAATATTATCGAAGCTCGTACTGCGATTTTTTCCGCCTATTTCACTATTCAACACCTGATCGGCGCATTTCAGGACATCACGATACAGTGA
- a CDS encoding efflux RND transporter permease subunit, which produces MSVLHYSIKKPVSVAVFVIMILMFGIIGLNKLPVQLTPDVELPEITVTTTWPGATPYDIEQEIIEDQEDALKGLQNLISLESSSYNNYGTISLVFKVGVDIDTALLRVANKLDEVGDYPENVDKPIIDAAGANSSPVIWLLLKTLPGNERPIDEYRTFFNNEIEQHLERIEGVGSLFDGGGTEQELQVVVDREKLAQHNITISQVINSLQQANENTSAGNLSIGKKDYRIRTVSRFQEESDPLDVVLVDDGFRRVYLRDVATTQIGYEKRTFAVQSNGEPCMVVGIRKEKGANVIDLVNRAHETIDELNAGLLAKNGLFFDWVYDQTPYINTAITIVKQNALIGGLLAIVVLLVFLRSVSGTAITAIAIPVSVIGTFISLWVFHRNLNVVSLAGISFAIGMLVDSAIVVLENIDRHRQMGKKAFNAALDGASEVFGAVLASTATTVAVFLPVIFIEQEAGQLFRDIAIAITFAILLSMIVSLVVIPCLANLVYGRRPVIQEKSDKLGRFGQRVVNGLMRLSDLSLQSVANRVITVTVLTLAAALLVWALLPKSEYLPQGNRNLIMNILIPPPGLSVDKRESIGKYVYQQVEPYAKEDGKDGIPQIKDTFFVATPDLNIMGSMSTHETEARGMMPLMTRVMNSIPDMIGVSLQAGIFESDIGEGRAVEVNITGTQLSTLVNAGRTLYGAISQAIPQSQIRPVPSLEISYPEVSIVPDKKKLVANGLTETELGEYVDVLMDGRQVSDYMPDGTRKIDLVVKASDAEVQSPEDILNSTIVNRYGELIRVGDIAEARYEQGMTQVNHYERRRNITLQVTPSEDIPLQQATETIEGVVAQLRDAGKLDGTQIYIGGNADKLVETREALQWNLLLALIITYLLMAVLFENFFYPLIIMFSVPLAAAGGFIGLKAVNLFVAPQGFDILTMLGFIILIGTVVNNAILIVHQSLNNVRFEGLQGIPAIRESVRTRIRPIFMSTTTSLFGLLPLVLSTGAGSELYRGIGSVLLGGLLISTIFTLFVIPALLAFFIHRERAENAE; this is translated from the coding sequence TTCATTACAGCATCAAAAAACCGGTTTCAGTGGCGGTGTTTGTCATCATGATTCTCATGTTCGGCATCATCGGCCTCAACAAGTTGCCTGTGCAGCTGACGCCGGACGTGGAACTACCGGAAATCACCGTCACCACCACCTGGCCAGGCGCCACACCCTACGACATTGAACAGGAGATCATCGAAGACCAGGAGGATGCTCTTAAGGGTCTACAGAACCTGATCAGCCTGGAGAGCTCCAGTTACAACAATTACGGCACCATCAGTCTGGTATTCAAAGTCGGCGTAGACATTGATACCGCCTTGCTGCGGGTCGCCAACAAGCTCGATGAAGTCGGCGATTATCCGGAAAACGTTGACAAGCCGATTATCGATGCGGCCGGGGCCAACAGTTCGCCGGTCATCTGGCTGTTGCTGAAAACCCTGCCCGGCAACGAGCGCCCCATTGACGAATACCGTACCTTTTTTAACAACGAAATCGAACAACATCTCGAGCGGATCGAGGGGGTCGGCTCATTGTTCGACGGCGGCGGTACCGAGCAGGAGCTGCAAGTGGTGGTGGATCGCGAGAAACTCGCCCAGCATAACATCACCATCAGCCAGGTGATCAACTCGCTGCAACAGGCCAACGAAAACACCTCGGCAGGCAATCTGAGTATCGGCAAAAAAGACTACCGGATTCGCACCGTCAGCCGTTTCCAGGAAGAAAGTGACCCGCTCGACGTCGTTCTTGTGGATGACGGGTTCAGACGTGTTTACCTGCGCGATGTCGCTACCACCCAGATCGGCTATGAGAAACGGACGTTTGCCGTGCAATCCAATGGTGAACCGTGCATGGTCGTTGGTATTCGTAAAGAGAAAGGTGCCAATGTCATTGATCTGGTCAACCGTGCCCATGAAACGATTGATGAACTCAATGCGGGTCTGCTGGCAAAAAATGGCTTGTTCTTTGACTGGGTTTACGACCAAACCCCGTACATCAATACGGCCATCACGATCGTCAAGCAAAACGCCCTGATCGGTGGTCTGCTGGCCATTGTCGTGCTGTTGGTGTTCCTGCGCAGCGTCTCAGGCACGGCGATCACCGCGATTGCCATTCCGGTATCGGTCATCGGCACCTTTATCTCGCTGTGGGTGTTTCACCGCAACCTCAACGTCGTCAGTCTGGCCGGGATTTCGTTTGCCATCGGTATGCTGGTAGACAGTGCTATCGTTGTTTTGGAAAACATCGACCGGCACAGACAGATGGGAAAGAAAGCCTTCAATGCCGCACTTGATGGCGCCTCAGAGGTCTTCGGTGCGGTTCTCGCGTCCACAGCAACCACAGTGGCCGTGTTCCTGCCGGTTATTTTCATCGAGCAGGAAGCCGGACAGCTGTTCCGCGACATTGCCATTGCCATCACCTTTGCCATTCTGCTCAGCATGATTGTCTCGCTGGTGGTTATTCCCTGCTTGGCCAATCTGGTGTATGGCCGTCGGCCGGTCATTCAAGAAAAGAGTGACAAACTTGGTCGCTTCGGACAACGGGTGGTCAACGGCCTGATGCGCCTTTCTGATCTGTCTTTGCAATCGGTGGCCAATCGGGTCATAACGGTCACGGTTCTGACACTTGCCGCTGCCCTTCTGGTCTGGGCGTTACTGCCCAAATCAGAATATCTGCCGCAAGGTAACCGTAACCTGATCATGAACATTCTGATCCCACCACCGGGATTATCGGTGGATAAGCGGGAGTCCATCGGTAAATACGTCTACCAACAGGTTGAACCTTATGCCAAAGAGGACGGGAAAGACGGCATCCCGCAAATCAAGGATACCTTTTTCGTCGCGACCCCGGACCTGAACATCATGGGTTCAATGAGTACCCACGAAACAGAGGCCCGTGGCATGATGCCGTTAATGACTCGGGTCATGAACTCCATTCCGGACATGATCGGCGTCAGTTTGCAGGCGGGTATTTTCGAAAGTGACATCGGTGAGGGGCGTGCCGTCGAAGTCAATATCACCGGCACACAGCTGTCGACGCTGGTCAATGCGGGGCGCACACTGTATGGTGCAATCAGCCAGGCCATTCCCCAGTCACAGATCCGTCCGGTGCCGTCTCTGGAGATCAGCTATCCGGAGGTCAGCATTGTCCCGGATAAGAAGAAACTGGTCGCCAACGGTCTGACTGAAACCGAACTGGGTGAATATGTGGATGTGCTGATGGATGGCCGTCAGGTCAGCGATTACATGCCCGATGGCACCCGTAAAATCGATCTGGTGGTTAAAGCCAGCGATGCCGAGGTGCAAAGCCCTGAGGACATCCTTAACAGCACTATCGTCAACCGCTATGGCGAGTTGATCCGTGTTGGCGACATCGCCGAAGCTCGATATGAGCAGGGCATGACCCAGGTCAACCATTACGAGCGCCGCCGCAACATTACCCTGCAGGTCACGCCATCGGAGGATATTCCTTTGCAACAGGCGACGGAAACCATTGAAGGGGTGGTGGCACAACTACGTGACGCCGGCAAACTGGACGGCACCCAGATTTACATCGGCGGCAACGCTGACAAACTGGTGGAAACCCGCGAGGCGTTGCAGTGGAACCTGCTGCTGGCGCTGATCATCACATATCTGCTGATGGCGGTGCTGTTTGAAAACTTCTTCTATCCGCTGATCATCATGTTCAGTGTGCCGCTGGCAGCGGCGGGTGGATTTATCGGCCTCAAAGCGGTTAACCTGTTTGTTGCCCCGCAGGGATTTGACATTCTGACCATGCTCGGCTTTATTATCCTCATCGGTACCGTGGTCAACAACGCCATTCTCATTGTCCACCAGTCGTTGAACAACGTGCGCTTTGAAGGATTGCAGGGGATTCCAGCCATTCGTGAATCAGTACGCACGCGGATCCGGCCGATCTTCATGAGTACCACCACCAGTCTGTTCGGCCTGCTGCCGCTGGTTTTGTCCACCGGTGCAGGGAGTGAACTGTACCGTGGCATCGGTAGCGTGTTGCTCGGTGGTTTGTTGATTTCGACCATCTTTACCCTGTTTGTCATTCCGGCCTTGCTGGCTTTCTTTATTCACCGTGAAAGGGCTGAAAATGCGGAATAA